In the Symphalangus syndactylus isolate Jambi chromosome Y, NHGRI_mSymSyn1-v2.1_pri, whole genome shotgun sequence genome, one interval contains:
- the LOC129476697 gene encoding amelogenin, Y isoform, with translation MGTWILFACLVGAAFAMPLPPHSGHPGYINFSYENSHSQAISIDRIALVLTPLKWYQSMIRPPYSSYGYEPMGGWLHHQIIPVLSQQHPLTHTLQPHHIPVVSAQQPRIPQQPLMPVPGQQSMTPTQHHQPNLPLPAQQPFQPQPVQPQPHKPMQPQPPVQPMQPLLPQPPLPPMFPMQPLPPILPDLHLEAWPATDKTKREEVD, from the exons ATGGGGACCTGGATTTTGTTTGCCTGCCTTGTCGGAGCAGCTTTTGCCATGCCT CTACCACCTCATTCCGGGCACCCTGGTTATATCAACTTCAGCTATGag AACTCACATTCTCAGGCTATCAGTATTGACAGGATTGCTTT GGTGCTCACCCCTTTGAAGTGGTACCAGAGCATGATAAGACCACCA TACTCTTCCTATGGTTACGAGCCCATGGGTGGATGGCTGCACCACCAAATCATCCCCGTGCTGTCCCAACAGCACCCACTGACTCACACCCTGCAGCCTCATCACATCCCAGTGGTGTCAGCTCAGCAGCCCCGGATACCCCAGCAACCACTGATGCCTGTTCCTGGCCAGCAATCCATGACTCCAACCCAACACCATCAGCCAAACCTCCCTCTGCCTGCCCAGCAGCCCTTCCAGCCCCAGCCTGTTCAGCCACAGCCTCACAAGCCCATGCAGCCCCAGCCACCTGTGCAACCCATGCAGCCCCTGCTGCCACAGCCACCTCTGCCTCCGATGTTCCCCATGCAGCCCCTGCCCCCCATACTTCCTGATCTGCATCTGGAAGCTTGGCCAGCAACAGACAAGACCAAGCGGGAGGAAGTG